Proteins encoded together in one Desulfovibrio sp. UCD-KL4C window:
- the nuoH gene encoding NADH-quinone oxidoreductase subunit NuoH: MSQIPVELVKLLIALVAIAAFVGLNGLVLVYLERKVAGHIQRRPGPFEVGPHGLLQPLADAVKLIGKQLFTPKSADGFLFWLAPIISFLPVLLLFVPIPFGPVATGMEMNLGLLLILAFSGLNVLALCLAGWGSNNKYGVLGAARAVAQSVAYEIPLLLAVLAIAFQTGSLNLSEIVQGQGGWPWQWNAVLQPLAFIIYFVSALGETNRAPFDLPEAESELTAGFHTEYSGMGFGLFFLAEYANMIVVCSVAVALFLGGWHGPFFDGSWWFLAKVYVLLLIMIWLRWTFPRVRFDQLLNINWKWLMPLALLNLLITAFVTKLS; this comes from the coding sequence ATGTCTCAAATACCCGTTGAACTGGTAAAATTACTGATTGCTTTAGTGGCGATTGCAGCATTCGTTGGGCTTAATGGACTTGTTTTGGTTTACCTTGAACGTAAGGTGGCAGGGCATATCCAGCGTAGACCTGGACCGTTTGAAGTTGGTCCTCATGGTCTTTTACAGCCACTTGCGGACGCTGTGAAATTGATTGGTAAGCAGCTTTTCACACCGAAAAGCGCGGATGGATTCCTCTTCTGGTTGGCACCTATAATATCATTTCTACCGGTACTCTTACTTTTTGTTCCAATTCCGTTTGGGCCTGTTGCGACCGGAATGGAAATGAATTTGGGCTTACTTTTAATTTTAGCATTTTCAGGTCTTAATGTTTTAGCTCTCTGTCTTGCGGGCTGGGGGTCTAATAATAAATACGGGGTACTTGGAGCTGCACGTGCCGTGGCTCAGTCTGTTGCGTATGAAATCCCGTTGTTATTGGCTGTTCTGGCAATAGCTTTTCAGACTGGAAGTCTGAATTTGTCAGAAATTGTTCAGGGTCAGGGGGGCTGGCCGTGGCAGTGGAATGCAGTTTTGCAGCCTTTAGCTTTTATTATTTATTTCGTAAGTGCTCTTGGAGAAACAAACCGTGCACCTTTCGATCTTCCTGAAGCAGAAAGTGAACTGACTGCAGGTTTTCACACAGAATATTCTGGAATGGGGTTCGGACTGTTTTTTCTAGCTGAATACGCCAACATGATTGTTGTCTGTTCAGTAGCGGTTGCTCTTTTCTTAGGCGGATGGCACGGCCCATTCTTCGACGGAAGTTGGTGGTTTCTTGCAAAAGTATACGTTCTCCTGCTGATAATGATCTGGTTGCGCTGGACTTTCCCCAGAGTTCGTTTTGACCAGCTTTTGAATATCAACTGGAAGTGGCTCATGCCGCTTGCATTGCTTAATTTGTTGATAACTGCCTTTGTAACCAAGCTTTCTTGA